In Janthinobacterium sp. 67, a genomic segment contains:
- a CDS encoding FUSC family protein, producing the protein MHAYTDKLAQRRPLWMVSLAIDETNLSEGLRAACASSAMLLLGLLFDHPDFSWAAIGAFWTCLADAAGTRRMRFVSMVGFGLLSTVAGGLTALAAGHGVAAAAVAVMVFSWAGALARIWGAATAQVAILAATACVVMVTHPLESMTQTAPFLGLYMFGCLFATVLSFTVWRIHPFSPARRAIRAAYSRLAGIARDNARFLEQGPALPDAAAHGASYRSQARAALEAARVALAAVPPARAGRSALYDNLLLALSDAERIFAYLIAVTHTCEREQQRLRQDPRARRSLEVMAVLLRRLGLAVQRQPATPPLALQRRLAGCGRRLEAALGALLPLRLNVDFMELGMPRATQLPWREAAFLALGQAWQTAKVNATPQSLSWRHAARVSLATTAGFLLVEALHIPFGYWATMATLLILQPSVSTTWPRGIERVAGSVLGAVLAVLIGLVIYTPLGISLVVFPLIVATMALRRVSYSLHVLFMTPAFVLVADYAAPASEMVYAISRLGNNVLGCVLALLATFFLWPDREADDLDQRLAKAVSANLKYLLAVLAAGGRWDSAIARLRREAGLASNNAEQVLQRLRIERRLDRSSGVGLAALRTLPLLRRVAGSTARISLSPQAEPAPPALQRWIAEVSGEIDALLRGAADASAPGPCAAEGLTALQADAVAQVQLLRGLLREHVQAADGAVASSR; encoded by the coding sequence ATGCACGCCTATACCGACAAGCTGGCGCAGCGCCGTCCCCTGTGGATGGTCAGCCTGGCCATCGATGAAACGAATTTGTCCGAGGGCTTGCGGGCCGCCTGCGCGTCGAGCGCCATGTTGCTGCTGGGCTTGCTGTTCGACCACCCCGATTTTTCCTGGGCCGCCATCGGTGCCTTCTGGACCTGCCTGGCCGACGCGGCCGGCACGCGGCGCATGCGTTTCGTCTCGATGGTGGGCTTCGGCTTGCTGTCGACCGTGGCAGGCGGCCTGACGGCGCTGGCGGCAGGCCATGGCGTGGCGGCCGCCGCCGTCGCCGTCATGGTGTTTTCCTGGGCCGGCGCGCTGGCGCGCATCTGGGGCGCGGCCACGGCGCAAGTGGCCATCCTGGCGGCCACGGCCTGCGTGGTGATGGTCACGCATCCTCTTGAATCGATGACGCAGACGGCGCCTTTCCTGGGTCTGTACATGTTCGGCTGCCTGTTTGCCACCGTGCTCAGTTTTACGGTCTGGCGCATCCACCCGTTCAGCCCGGCCAGGCGCGCCATCCGCGCCGCGTATTCGCGCCTGGCCGGCATCGCGCGCGACAATGCGCGCTTCCTGGAGCAGGGCCCGGCGCTGCCGGACGCGGCCGCGCATGGCGCCAGCTACCGTTCCCAGGCGCGCGCCGCGCTGGAAGCGGCGCGCGTGGCGTTGGCCGCCGTGCCGCCCGCCCGCGCGGGACGCAGCGCCCTGTACGACAACTTGCTGCTGGCGCTCAGCGACGCCGAGCGCATCTTCGCCTATCTGATCGCCGTCACGCATACGTGCGAGCGCGAGCAGCAGCGCCTGCGCCAGGATCCGCGCGCGCGGCGCAGCCTGGAAGTGATGGCCGTGCTGCTGCGCCGCCTGGGACTAGCCGTGCAGCGCCAGCCGGCAACGCCGCCGCTGGCCTTGCAGCGCCGCCTGGCTGGCTGCGGACGGCGCCTGGAAGCGGCGCTGGGCGCCTTGCTGCCCTTGCGCCTGAACGTGGACTTCATGGAACTGGGCATGCCGCGCGCGACGCAGCTGCCGTGGCGCGAGGCGGCTTTCCTGGCGCTGGGGCAGGCATGGCAAACGGCGAAGGTCAACGCCACGCCGCAATCGTTGAGCTGGCGCCATGCGGCGCGCGTGTCGCTGGCGACGACGGCCGGTTTCCTGCTGGTCGAAGCCTTGCATATTCCGTTCGGCTACTGGGCCACCATGGCGACCTTGTTGATCTTGCAGCCGTCCGTGTCGACCACCTGGCCGCGTGGCATCGAGCGCGTCGCGGGCAGCGTGCTGGGTGCCGTGCTGGCCGTGCTGATCGGCCTGGTTATTTACACGCCGCTGGGCATCTCGCTGGTGGTGTTTCCCCTGATCGTCGCCACCATGGCCTTGCGCCGGGTCAGCTACAGCCTGCACGTGCTGTTCATGACGCCGGCCTTCGTGCTGGTGGCCGACTATGCGGCGCCGGCCAGCGAGATGGTGTACGCGATTAGCCGCCTGGGCAACAATGTGCTGGGCTGCGTGCTGGCCCTGCTGGCCACGTTTTTCCTGTGGCCGGACCGCGAGGCGGACGACCTCGACCAGCGCCTGGCGAAAGCCGTGTCGGCCAACCTGAAATACCTGCTGGCCGTGCTGGCGGCGGGCGGACGGTGGGATAGCGCGATTGCGCGCCTGCGCCGCGAGGCGGGGCTGGCCAGCAATAACGCGGAGCAAGTGCTGCAGCGCCTGCGCATCGAGCGCCGCCTGGACCGCAGCAGTGGCGTGGGCCTGGCGGCATTGCGTACCTTGCCGCTGCTGCGCCGCGTGGCAGGCAGCACGGCGCGCATCAGTCTGAGTCCGCAGGCCGAACCGGCGCCGCCCGCATTGCAACGGTGGATCGCGGAGGTCAGCGGGGAAATCGATGCGCTGCTGCGCGGTGCAGCCGATGCCAGTGCGCCGGGACCCTGCGCGGCCGAAGGCTTGACTGCCCTGCAAGCGGACGCCGTGGCCCAGGTGCAACTGTTGCGCGGCTTGCTGCGCGAGCACGTGCAGGCGGCCGATGGCGCGGTGGCATCCTCGCGCTGA
- a CDS encoding glutaredoxin family protein produces the protein MMQKKIKTIAMYGVILAAGLGCGYGLSLLPGLFKSNYTEGNYAAYFPNAQAKVVLYGTDWCGYCAKTRAYFKENKIEFVDLDIEKSPEAKKAHDALGGGGVPVVLIGNRKIQGFNAGALEAALKKI, from the coding sequence ATGATGCAAAAGAAAATTAAAACCATCGCCATGTATGGCGTGATCCTGGCCGCTGGCCTGGGCTGCGGTTATGGCCTGTCCCTGTTGCCCGGCTTGTTCAAGTCGAATTACACCGAGGGCAATTACGCCGCATATTTCCCGAATGCCCAGGCGAAAGTGGTGCTGTACGGCACGGACTGGTGCGGCTATTGCGCCAAGACGCGCGCGTATTTCAAGGAAAACAAGATCGAATTCGTCGATCTCGATATCGAGAAATCCCCGGAAGCGAAGAAAGCCCATGACGCGCTGGGCGGTGGCGGCGTGCCGGTGGTGTTGATTGGCAACCGCAAGATACAGGGTTTCAATGCGGGCGCGCTGGAAGCGGCGCTGAAGAAAATTTGA
- a CDS encoding cob(I)yrinic acid a,c-diamide adenosyltransferase — protein sequence MGNRLSKIATRTGDNGSTGLGDGSRTSKDSARIHAMGDVDELNSNIGLLLCEAMPDALRDELVAIQHDLFDLGGEICIPGYQLIKEEHVLRLDDLLAKYNADLPALSEFILPAGSRAASLAHVCRTVCRRAERSIVALANAETIHEHPRQYVNRLSDLLFVLSRVLNRFAGGSDVLWRHDRTRG from the coding sequence ATGGGCAACCGACTTTCGAAAATCGCCACGCGCACGGGCGACAATGGCAGCACCGGCCTGGGCGACGGCAGCCGCACCAGCAAGGACAGCGCGCGCATCCACGCCATGGGCGACGTGGACGAACTGAACTCCAATATCGGCTTGCTGCTGTGCGAAGCCATGCCCGACGCCTTGCGCGACGAGCTGGTGGCCATCCAGCACGACCTGTTCGACCTGGGCGGAGAAATCTGCATCCCCGGCTACCAGCTGATCAAGGAAGAACACGTGCTGCGCCTCGACGATTTGCTGGCGAAATACAATGCGGACTTGCCGGCCCTCTCCGAATTCATCCTGCCGGCCGGCTCGCGCGCCGCCTCGCTGGCCCACGTATGCCGCACCGTCTGCCGCCGCGCCGAGCGCAGCATCGTCGCGCTGGCCAATGCGGAAACCATCCATGAGCACCCGCGCCAGTACGTGAACCGATTGTCGGACCTGCTGTTCGTGCTGTCGCGCGTGCTCAACCGCTTTGCCGGCGGCAGCGACGTGCTGTGGCGGCATGACCGCACGCGGGGATAA
- a CDS encoding FAD-linked oxidase C-terminal domain-containing protein encodes MLNAAPESGLTAARQQAVVAALLAVLPARCVLSDAEDTRPYECDGLAAYRQLPMVVTLPDTEEQVIAILGVCRELGVPIVPRGAGTGLSGGALPIADGVVLSTARLNRIVRLDAYARTAVVQPGVRNLAISEAAAQYALYYAPDPSSQIACSIGGNVAENSGGVHCLKYGLTVHNVLRVRVVTIDGDVLELGGECLDSPGLDLLAVFIGSEGMLGIVTEVTVKLVPKPATARVIMASFGDVVTGGNAVANVIAAGIIPAGLEMMDQTSSRMVEPFVKAGYDIDAAAILLCEADGTHEEVEEEIARMTAVLEGAGASAIAVSQSEAERMKFWSGRKNAFPAAGRISPDYYCMDGTIPRKKLAEVLTGIAAMETTHGLRCANVFHAGDGNLHPLILFDANMPGEFERAEAFGADILALCVAVGGTITGEHGVGMEKINSMCVQFTRAELDAFFAVKRAFDPHALLNPDKAIPTLNRCAEFGKMHVTAGRLPFANLPRF; translated from the coding sequence ATGCTCAATGCCGCTCCTGAATCCGGATTGACCGCCGCGCGCCAGCAAGCCGTCGTCGCGGCCCTGCTGGCCGTGCTGCCGGCCCGCTGCGTGCTGTCCGACGCGGAAGACACGCGCCCGTATGAATGCGACGGCCTGGCCGCCTACCGCCAGTTGCCGATGGTGGTTACCTTGCCGGACACGGAAGAACAGGTCATCGCCATCCTCGGCGTCTGCCGCGAACTTGGCGTGCCGATCGTGCCGCGCGGCGCCGGCACGGGCCTGTCGGGCGGCGCCTTGCCCATCGCCGACGGCGTGGTGCTGTCGACGGCGCGTCTGAACCGCATCGTGCGCCTCGATGCGTATGCGCGCACGGCCGTGGTGCAGCCGGGCGTGCGCAACCTGGCCATTTCCGAAGCGGCCGCGCAATATGCGCTGTATTACGCGCCCGACCCCTCGTCGCAGATCGCCTGCAGCATCGGCGGCAACGTGGCGGAAAATTCGGGCGGCGTGCATTGCCTCAAATACGGACTGACCGTGCACAACGTACTGCGCGTGCGCGTCGTCACCATCGACGGCGACGTGCTGGAACTGGGCGGCGAATGCCTGGATTCGCCAGGCCTGGACCTGCTGGCCGTCTTCATCGGCTCCGAAGGCATGCTGGGCATCGTCACGGAAGTGACCGTGAAATTGGTGCCGAAGCCGGCCACGGCCAGAGTCATCATGGCCTCGTTCGGCGACGTCGTCACGGGCGGCAATGCCGTGGCCAACGTGATCGCCGCCGGCATCATCCCGGCCGGACTGGAAATGATGGACCAGACGTCGTCGCGCATGGTCGAACCGTTCGTCAAGGCCGGCTACGACATCGATGCGGCGGCCATTTTGCTGTGCGAAGCGGACGGCACGCACGAGGAAGTGGAAGAGGAAATCGCCCGCATGACGGCCGTGCTGGAAGGGGCGGGCGCCAGCGCGATTGCCGTTTCGCAGTCGGAAGCGGAGCGCATGAAATTCTGGTCCGGCCGCAAGAACGCCTTTCCCGCCGCCGGACGCATCTCGCCCGACTACTACTGCATGGACGGCACCATCCCGCGAAAAAAACTGGCGGAAGTGCTGACGGGGATCGCCGCCATGGAAACGACGCATGGCTTGCGCTGCGCGAACGTGTTCCACGCGGGCGACGGCAATCTGCACCCCTTGATCCTGTTCGACGCCAACATGCCCGGCGAATTCGAGCGCGCCGAAGCGTTTGGCGCCGACATCCTGGCCCTGTGCGTGGCCGTGGGCGGCACCATCACGGGCGAGCATGGCGTGGGCATGGAAAAGATCAATTCCATGTGCGTGCAATTTACGCGCGCCGAACTCGATGCCTTCTTTGCCGTCAAGCGCGCCTTCGATCCCCACGCCTTGCTGAACCCGGACAAGGCGATTCCCACCTTGAACCGCTGCGCCGAATTCGGCAAGATGCATGTGACGGCGGGGCGGCTGCCATTCGCCAACCTGCCCCGTTTTTAA
- the glcE gene encoding glycolate oxidase subunit GlcE yields MQAIVEQFRQQILAASAAGSPLRLRGGGTKDWYGQQLKGEVLDTRAYAGIIDYEPTELVVTARCGTPLAEIEAALAARNQMLAFEPPHFGPGATVGGAAASALSGPRRASAGALRDFVLGAVLMDGHGERLAFGGQVMKNVAGYDVSRLLAGSLGTLGLILEVSLKVLPLPLREATLRLPCAEIAALRMLNEWAGKPLPISASCWHDGVLTVRLSGAEAAVSAALQSLGGEVLTHDDAAVFWLSVREQTHAFFAGAGSLWRLSLPPHASAMILKGRQLIEWGGAQRWLKLDGDADAAGSVQIRQAVAAAGGHATLFRGGDKAVGVFHPLAPAVATIHQRLRQAFDPAGIFNPHRMY; encoded by the coding sequence TTGCAAGCAATCGTTGAACAATTCAGGCAGCAGATCCTGGCGGCCAGCGCGGCGGGCAGCCCCTTGCGCCTGCGCGGCGGCGGCACGAAGGACTGGTATGGACAGCAGCTCAAAGGCGAGGTGCTCGACACGCGCGCCTATGCGGGCATCATCGACTATGAACCGACGGAGCTGGTAGTCACGGCCCGCTGTGGCACGCCGCTGGCGGAAATCGAGGCGGCGCTGGCCGCGCGCAACCAGATGCTGGCGTTCGAACCGCCGCATTTCGGCCCTGGCGCCACGGTGGGCGGCGCCGCCGCCAGCGCCTTGTCCGGCCCGCGCCGGGCCAGCGCCGGTGCGCTGCGCGATTTCGTGCTGGGCGCCGTGCTGATGGATGGCCATGGCGAACGCCTGGCCTTCGGCGGACAAGTCATGAAGAACGTGGCCGGCTACGATGTCTCGCGCCTGCTGGCGGGCTCCTTGGGCACCCTGGGCCTGATCCTGGAAGTGTCGCTGAAGGTGCTGCCCTTGCCGCTGCGCGAAGCGACGTTACGCTTGCCTTGCGCGGAAATCGCCGCCTTGCGCATGCTCAATGAGTGGGCGGGCAAGCCGCTGCCGATATCGGCCAGCTGCTGGCATGACGGCGTGTTGACGGTGCGCCTGTCCGGCGCCGAGGCGGCCGTCTCGGCGGCGCTGCAATCCCTGGGTGGCGAAGTGCTGACGCACGATGACGCGGCCGTCTTCTGGCTGTCCGTGCGCGAGCAAACGCACGCATTCTTTGCGGGCGCGGGCAGCCTGTGGCGCCTGTCGCTGCCGCCGCACGCCAGCGCCATGATTTTAAAAGGGCGCCAGCTGATCGAGTGGGGCGGCGCGCAGCGCTGGCTCAAGCTCGATGGCGACGCCGATGCGGCCGGCAGCGTGCAGATTCGCCAGGCCGTGGCGGCCGCTGGCGGCCACGCCACCCTGTTCCGTGGCGGCGACAAGGCCGTGGGCGTGTTCCATCCGCTGGCGCCGGCCGTGGCCACCATCCACCAGCGCCTGCGGCAGGCTTTCGACCCGGCCGGCATCTTCAACCCGCACAGAATGTATTGA
- the glcF gene encoding glycolate oxidase subunit GlcF, whose product MQTNLADFIKNTPAGDEAEAILRACVHCGFCTATCPTYQLLGDELDGPRGRIYLIKQVLEGAPVTAKTQTHLDRCLTCRNCESTCPSGVQYGRLVDIGRNVVEQRVQRPLRERALRFALKEALPRRWLFTPVYKAGQALRPLLSKNLQDKLRPGAQAGAWPTRQHARSMLLLDGCVQPAMSPNINAATARVFDALGVQLIVAPKAGCCGALRHHLNDQDAALDDMRRNIDAWWPYVESAEAIVMTASGCGATVKEYGHLLAHDAQYAEKARRIAALTRDLSEIMPAFEAELTALLQGRIGKRVAYHPPCTLQHGQQVRGKVEQVLRAVGVDVRLCADSHLCCGSAGTYSILQPALSQQLRDNKVANLEACEPEMIVSANIGCLSHLQSGTETPVRHWIELIDSALTVK is encoded by the coding sequence ATGCAAACCAATCTCGCCGATTTCATCAAGAATACGCCGGCAGGCGACGAAGCCGAAGCCATCCTGCGCGCCTGCGTGCATTGCGGTTTTTGCACGGCCACCTGTCCCACCTACCAGTTGCTGGGCGACGAACTCGATGGCCCGCGAGGACGCATCTACCTGATCAAGCAAGTGCTCGAAGGCGCGCCCGTCACGGCCAAGACGCAGACGCACCTGGACCGCTGCCTGACCTGCCGCAACTGCGAGTCGACCTGTCCGTCCGGGGTGCAGTACGGGCGACTGGTCGACATCGGCCGCAACGTCGTCGAGCAGCGCGTGCAGCGCCCCTTGCGCGAACGGGCGCTGCGCTTCGCGCTGAAGGAAGCCTTGCCGCGCCGCTGGCTATTTACGCCCGTGTACAAGGCGGGGCAGGCGCTGCGTCCGCTGCTCTCAAAAAACTTGCAGGATAAATTGCGCCCGGGCGCGCAAGCCGGCGCCTGGCCCACGCGCCAGCATGCGCGCAGCATGCTGCTGCTCGACGGCTGCGTGCAGCCGGCCATGTCGCCGAACATCAACGCGGCCACGGCGCGCGTGTTTGACGCGCTGGGCGTGCAACTGATCGTCGCGCCGAAGGCGGGTTGCTGCGGCGCGCTGCGCCATCACCTGAACGACCAGGACGCGGCGCTGGACGACATGCGCCGCAATATCGACGCCTGGTGGCCGTATGTGGAAAGCGCGGAAGCCATCGTCATGACGGCCTCCGGCTGCGGCGCCACGGTGAAGGAATATGGCCATTTGCTGGCGCACGATGCGCAGTATGCGGAGAAGGCGCGGCGCATCGCGGCGCTGACGCGCGATCTGTCCGAGATCATGCCGGCGTTTGAAGCGGAACTGACGGCTCTGCTGCAAGGGCGCATCGGAAAACGGGTGGCGTATCACCCGCCGTGCACCCTGCAGCATGGCCAGCAGGTGCGCGGCAAGGTGGAGCAGGTGCTGCGCGCCGTCGGCGTCGACGTGCGCCTGTGCGCGGACAGCCATCTGTGCTGCGGTTCTGCGGGCACGTATTCGATCCTGCAGCCGGCACTGTCGCAGCAGCTGCGCGACAACAAGGTGGCGAACCTGGAAGCGTGCGAGCCGGAGATGATCGTGTCGGCCAATATCGGCTGCCTGAGCCATTTGCAGTCTGGCACGGAGACGCCCGTGCGGCACTGGATAGAACTGATCGACTCGGCCTTGACGGTTAAATAG
- a CDS encoding putative bifunctional diguanylate cyclase/phosphodiesterase, translating into MGIYSRLFLPIFFLILAVSAVRYHALLGTETALANARYQYDARQLDLFLANSVLPLAVHADSHAMHDSVRQVLRSALPLNRSLVSARWDTAGGHVEVLADSKLAGTLATVPAWFARLAGITAIRSRLTVALPDGGDGILDLHYTPGLPLAQVWLRVREQAVLSTVNIVLVFVLLGLILATHRKLLARFVQATDRFRDGNFAVRLAAGATPEAQAVSQSFNGMAGDIEALLTSLKTSQRQLGEQLNETVHMQQALQKLSWQNYNDVLTGLPNRAALAARFEQELFLARERQRLLAVCLFDLDHFQAINDRYGAEAGDEILKQVASRLHDFTGQIHYAARLGGDEFVLLLCGQASIASIEQNVTQLMAELGRPYQCDQQALHMTASAGIAVYAGKDLNTESLLRHADHAVYQAKLTGRNQYHFFDTNLDEEVRTHHNQRTEVRHALINGELRLYYQPKVNMRAGTVVGMEALLRWQHPRRGVLAPAQFLPLVEQTELIIDIGEWVLRQALWQMQRWAACGKHWVVSVNIAARHFQQPDFVSRLETILGEFPGVRASMLELEILESSALHDIEDVRRIIRACQALGITFALDDFGTGYSSMSYLKRLPANIVKIDQSFVRNMLNDRDDLHLVRAVIGLARSFSLTVIAEGVESVEHGARLIQLGCDLAQGYGIARPMPADAVLEWAANFVPAPQWRIAQYSEVPI; encoded by the coding sequence ATGGGAATTTATTCCCGCCTCTTTCTTCCTATTTTCTTCCTGATACTCGCCGTTTCCGCCGTTCGCTATCACGCCCTGCTCGGCACGGAAACGGCGCTGGCCAACGCGCGCTACCAATACGATGCGCGGCAACTCGACCTGTTCCTGGCCAATAGCGTGCTGCCGCTGGCCGTGCACGCGGACAGTCACGCGATGCACGACAGCGTGCGGCAAGTGCTGCGCAGCGCCCTGCCGCTGAACCGCAGCCTCGTTTCCGCGCGCTGGGACACGGCTGGCGGGCATGTCGAAGTGCTGGCCGACAGCAAGCTGGCCGGCACGCTGGCCACGGTACCGGCATGGTTCGCGCGCCTGGCCGGCATCACGGCCATCCGCAGCCGCCTGACGGTGGCGTTGCCGGACGGTGGCGACGGCATCCTCGACCTGCACTACACGCCCGGCCTGCCCCTGGCGCAAGTGTGGCTCAGGGTACGCGAGCAGGCCGTCCTCAGCACCGTCAATATCGTGCTCGTCTTCGTGCTGCTGGGCTTGATCCTGGCCACGCACCGCAAGCTGCTGGCGCGCTTCGTGCAAGCGACCGACCGCTTCCGCGACGGCAACTTCGCCGTGCGCCTGGCGGCCGGCGCCACGCCCGAGGCGCAAGCCGTGTCGCAATCGTTCAACGGCATGGCCGGCGATATCGAAGCACTGCTGACCTCGCTGAAAACCAGTCAGCGCCAGCTGGGCGAACAACTGAACGAAACCGTGCACATGCAGCAGGCCCTGCAAAAGCTGTCGTGGCAAAACTACAATGACGTGCTGACGGGTTTGCCCAACCGGGCCGCGCTGGCCGCCCGCTTCGAACAGGAACTGTTCCTCGCGCGCGAACGCCAGCGCCTGCTGGCCGTCTGTCTGTTCGACCTCGACCACTTCCAGGCCATCAACGACCGCTACGGCGCCGAGGCGGGCGATGAAATCCTCAAGCAGGTGGCCAGCCGCCTGCACGACTTTACGGGCCAGATCCATTACGCGGCGCGCCTGGGCGGCGATGAATTCGTCCTGCTGCTGTGCGGCCAGGCCAGCATCGCCAGCATCGAACAGAACGTCACGCAGCTGATGGCGGAACTGGGCCGCCCCTACCAGTGCGACCAGCAGGCGCTGCACATGACGGCCAGCGCCGGCATCGCCGTCTACGCGGGCAAGGACTTGAATACGGAAAGCCTGCTGCGCCACGCCGACCACGCCGTCTACCAGGCCAAGCTGACAGGGCGCAACCAGTACCATTTCTTCGACACCAATCTCGATGAAGAAGTGCGCACGCATCACAACCAGCGCACGGAAGTGCGCCATGCCCTGATCAATGGCGAACTGCGGCTGTACTACCAGCCCAAGGTCAACATGCGCGCCGGCACGGTGGTGGGCATGGAAGCGCTGCTGCGCTGGCAGCATCCGCGCCGCGGCGTGCTGGCGCCCGCGCAATTCCTGCCGCTGGTGGAGCAGACGGAGTTGATCATCGATATCGGCGAATGGGTGCTGCGCCAGGCCCTGTGGCAGATGCAGCGCTGGGCCGCTTGCGGCAAGCACTGGGTGGTCAGCGTGAATATCGCGGCACGCCACTTCCAGCAGCCGGACTTCGTCTCGCGCCTGGAAACCATCCTCGGCGAATTTCCCGGCGTGCGCGCCAGCATGCTGGAACTGGAAATCCTCGAATCGTCGGCCCTGCACGACATCGAAGACGTGCGCCGCATCATCCGCGCCTGCCAGGCGCTGGGCATCACGTTCGCCCTCGACGATTTCGGCACCGGCTACTCGTCGATGTCGTATTTAAAACGCCTGCCGGCCAACATCGTCAAGATCGACCAGAGCTTCGTGCGCAATATGCTCAACGACCGCGACGACCTGCACCTGGTGCGCGCCGTCATCGGCCTGGCTCGTTCCTTCAGCCTGACGGTGATCGCCGAAGGCGTGGAAAGCGTCGAACATGGCGCGCGGCTGATCCAGCTGGGCTGCGACCTGGCGCAAGGCTACGGCATCGCCCGCCCCATGCCGGCCGACGCCGTGCTGGAGTGGGCCGCCAACTTCGTGCCAGCACCGCAGTGGCGCATCGCGCAGTACAGCGAAGTACCTATTTAA
- a CDS encoding glutathione peroxidase: MTSIHDFQAEALDGTPIDLARYKGKVLLVVNTASACGFTPQYQGLEALYREFHDQGLVVLGFPCNQFRQQEPSSNAEIGAFCEKNFGVTFPLFAKIDVNGPHTHPLFAQLKQAAPGILGTQSIKWNFTKFLVRKDGSVFRRYATASKPASLAADIRQLLLE, from the coding sequence ATGACCAGCATCCACGATTTCCAGGCCGAGGCACTGGATGGCACGCCCATCGACCTGGCGCGCTACAAGGGCAAGGTATTGTTGGTCGTCAACACGGCCAGCGCCTGCGGCTTCACGCCGCAATACCAAGGGCTCGAAGCGCTGTACCGCGAATTCCACGACCAGGGCCTGGTCGTGCTGGGCTTTCCCTGCAATCAATTCCGCCAGCAGGAACCGAGCTCGAATGCGGAAATCGGCGCCTTTTGCGAGAAAAACTTTGGCGTCACCTTTCCCCTGTTTGCCAAGATCGACGTGAATGGCCCGCATACCCATCCCCTGTTTGCGCAATTAAAACAGGCGGCGCCCGGCATATTGGGCACGCAGTCGATCAAATGGAATTTCACCAAATTTTTGGTGCGCAAGGATGGCAGCGTATTTCGCCGCTACGCGACGGCCAGCAAACCGGCCAGCCTGGCAGCCGACATCCGGCAATTACTACTGGAGTAG
- a CDS encoding PilT/PilU family type 4a pilus ATPase, producing the protein MQTNHEHYGAMHALLAHMHARGGSDLFITAGFPPAIKLDGKLTPLAGGALDAQQAAGYVRAVMNERQAAEFASSREANFAISPEGLGRFRVSAFVQMGQAGMVLRLINTAIPTLDGLGLPAILQDIVMSKRGLVIMVGATGCGKSTTLAAMVGHRNAHSHGHIITIEDPVEFIHPHGNCIVTQREVGVDTDDWATALKNTLRQAPDVIQIGEIRDRDTMDHAIAFAETGHLCLATLHANNANQALDRIINFFPEERRQQLLMDLSLNLKGMISQRLIPNKDGGGRKAALEILLNSPLMSDLIFKGQVHEIKELMKKSREHGMQTFDQALFDLHEAGAISYEDALRNADSVNDLRLTIKLKGATAPEPAPQTGTTKLGLL; encoded by the coding sequence ATGCAGACGAACCACGAACACTATGGCGCCATGCACGCGCTGCTGGCGCACATGCACGCACGGGGCGGCTCCGACCTGTTCATCACGGCCGGCTTTCCGCCCGCCATCAAGCTCGACGGCAAGCTGACGCCGCTGGCGGGCGGCGCGCTCGACGCGCAGCAGGCGGCCGGCTACGTGCGCGCCGTCATGAACGAACGCCAGGCGGCCGAGTTCGCGTCCAGCCGCGAAGCCAATTTCGCCATCAGCCCGGAGGGCCTCGGGCGCTTCCGCGTGTCCGCCTTCGTGCAGATGGGCCAGGCAGGCATGGTCTTGCGCTTGATCAATACCGCCATTCCCACCCTCGATGGGCTCGGCTTACCGGCCATCCTGCAAGACATCGTCATGAGCAAGCGCGGCCTCGTCATCATGGTGGGCGCCACGGGCTGCGGCAAGTCGACCACGCTGGCGGCCATGGTGGGCCACCGCAACGCACACAGCCATGGCCACATCATCACCATCGAAGACCCCGTGGAATTCATCCATCCGCACGGCAACTGCATCGTTACCCAGCGCGAAGTGGGCGTCGATACGGACGACTGGGCCACGGCCCTGAAAAACACCCTGCGCCAGGCGCCCGACGTGATCCAGATCGGCGAAATCCGCGACCGCGACACGATGGACCATGCCATCGCCTTTGCCGAGACGGGCCATCTGTGCCTGGCCACCTTGCACGCGAACAACGCCAACCAGGCACTGGACCGCATCATCAATTTCTTCCCCGAAGAGCGGCGCCAGCAGTTGCTGATGGACCTGTCGCTGAATTTGAAAGGCATGATTTCGCAGCGGCTGATTCCCAACAAGGACGGCGGCGGACGCAAGGCGGCGCTGGAAATCCTGCTCAATTCGCCGCTGATGAGCGACCTGATCTTCAAGGGCCAGGTGCACGAAATCAAGGAATTGATGAAAAAATCGCGCGAACACGGCATGCAGACTTTCGACCAGGCCCTGTTCGACCTGCACGAGGCGGGCGCCATCAGCTATGAAGACGCGCTGCGCAACGCGGACTCCGTCAACGACCTGCGCCTGACGATCAAGCTCAAGGGCGCAACGGCGCCGGAACCCGCCCCGCAAACGGGCACCACCAAACTGGGACTCCTCTGA